One genomic region from Ornithinimicrobium flavum encodes:
- the ffh gene encoding signal recognition particle protein, translated as MFNSLSDRLAHTFKNLKRKGTVTESDLNATIRDIRLALLDADVALPVVKEFTGRIRERGLGAEVHQALNPAQQIVKIVNEELVSILGGQTRRLNLAKNPPTVIMLAGLQGSGKTTFAGKLGKLLADQGHTPLLVAADLQRPNAVTQLEVVGQRAGVPVFAPERGNVFGHDAAMESGEGTRSFGDPVDVAVDGVEQARTKGHDVVIIDTAGRLAVDMDLMRQASDIRIETGAHEVLFVIDAMIGQAAVETAKAFADGVGITGSVLTKLDGDARGGAALSVATVTGQPILFASTGEGVKDVELFHPDRMASRILDMGDVLTLIEQAEQAFDQAQAREMTRKFLSDEDFTFDDFLDQMAAIKRMGSLKQMLGMMPGMQGMRAQLDSLDEREFDRVEAMVRSMTPFERNHPKQINGSRRARIARGSGVSVGEVNQLIERFGEAQKMMRQLKKGGLGGMPGMPGMGGGAKKGKAPQRKKGKSGNPAKRAQQEREAQQKAVAAREASFESAFGGGADQGSGLPSGQDADLSGLKLPPGFEKFLDPKGK; from the coding sequence GTGTTCAACTCCCTCTCCGACCGGCTCGCGCACACGTTCAAGAACCTCAAGCGCAAGGGCACCGTCACCGAGTCCGACCTCAACGCGACGATCCGCGACATCCGCCTGGCGCTGCTCGACGCGGACGTCGCCCTGCCGGTCGTCAAGGAGTTCACGGGCCGGATCCGCGAGCGCGGCCTGGGGGCGGAGGTGCACCAGGCCCTCAACCCGGCCCAGCAGATCGTCAAGATCGTCAACGAGGAGCTCGTCTCGATCCTCGGTGGGCAGACCCGGCGGCTGAACCTGGCCAAGAACCCGCCGACCGTCATCATGCTGGCGGGCCTGCAGGGCTCGGGCAAGACGACCTTCGCGGGCAAGCTGGGCAAGCTGCTCGCCGACCAGGGCCACACCCCCCTGCTCGTGGCGGCGGACCTGCAGCGCCCCAACGCCGTGACCCAGCTCGAGGTGGTCGGGCAACGGGCCGGGGTGCCGGTCTTCGCCCCGGAGCGGGGCAACGTCTTCGGCCACGACGCCGCCATGGAGTCCGGTGAGGGGACACGTTCCTTCGGGGACCCGGTGGACGTGGCCGTGGACGGTGTGGAGCAGGCGCGCACCAAGGGCCACGACGTGGTCATCATCGACACCGCGGGTCGGCTCGCGGTCGACATGGACCTGATGCGTCAGGCCAGCGACATCCGGATCGAGACCGGCGCCCACGAGGTGCTCTTCGTCATCGACGCGATGATCGGTCAGGCTGCGGTGGAGACCGCCAAGGCCTTTGCCGACGGGGTCGGCATCACCGGGTCGGTGCTGACCAAGCTGGACGGTGACGCCCGCGGTGGTGCCGCGCTGTCGGTGGCCACCGTGACCGGTCAGCCCATCCTCTTCGCCTCCACCGGTGAGGGGGTCAAGGACGTCGAGCTCTTCCACCCCGACCGGATGGCCTCGCGCATCCTGGACATGGGGGACGTCCTGACCCTGATCGAGCAGGCCGAGCAGGCCTTCGACCAGGCGCAGGCGCGGGAGATGACCCGCAAGTTCCTCTCCGACGAGGACTTCACCTTCGACGACTTCCTCGACCAGATGGCCGCGATCAAGCGGATGGGCTCGCTGAAGCAGATGCTCGGCATGATGCCGGGTATGCAGGGCATGCGGGCCCAGCTGGACTCCCTGGACGAGCGGGAGTTCGACCGGGTCGAGGCGATGGTGCGCTCCATGACCCCGTTCGAGCGCAACCACCCCAAGCAGATCAACGGGTCGCGACGGGCCCGTATCGCGCGCGGTTCGGGCGTCTCGGTCGGCGAGGTCAACCAGCTGATCGAGCGCTTCGGCGAGGCCCAGAAGATGATGCGCCAGCTCAAGAAGGGCGGCCTGGGCGGGATGCCGGGCATGCCCGGCATGGGCGGCGGCGCCAAGAAGGGCAAGGCGCCGCAGCGCAAGAAGGGCAAGTCCGGCAACCCCGCCAAGCGCGCCCAGCAGGAGCGTGAGGCGCAGCAGAAGGCCGTGGCCGCGCGCGAGGCGTCCTTCGAGAGCGCCTTCGGCGGAGGGGCGGACCAGGGGAGCGGCCTGCCCTCGGGCCAGGACGCCGACCTGTCCGGGCTGAAGCTGCCGCCGGGCTTCGAGAAGTTCCTCGACCCCAAGGGGAAGTGA
- a CDS encoding LLM class flavin-dependent oxidoreductase — protein MTVGDDGTPRSGAQVLRDLVAQGVLADQVGVDFLGIGEHHRPDFAVSAPDVVLAGLATATERIRLGSAVTVLSSDDPIRVFQRFATIDALSGGRGEVILGRGSFTESFPLFGLDLGDYERLFSEKLDLFSRLLTEQPVTWEGTVRPPLRDQEVFPRTEAGLTAWIAVGGSPQSVVRAASYRLPLMLAIIGGPAQRFAPFADLYRRALTELGAEPLPVGVHSPGHVAETDEQAREELYPHFKANRDRIGAERGWGPMSLEEFHSEITHGALYVGSPETVARKIAATVRTLGLDRFDLKYASGPMPHSQLMRSVELYGTRVIPLVRELLAEG, from the coding sequence ATGACCGTCGGCGACGACGGGACGCCGAGGAGCGGGGCGCAGGTGCTCCGCGACCTGGTCGCGCAAGGGGTGCTCGCCGACCAGGTGGGCGTGGACTTCCTCGGCATCGGTGAGCACCACCGCCCGGACTTCGCCGTGAGCGCGCCCGACGTGGTGCTGGCCGGGCTGGCCACCGCCACCGAGCGGATCCGGCTCGGCTCGGCCGTCACGGTGCTCAGCTCGGACGACCCGATCCGGGTCTTCCAGCGGTTCGCGACGATCGACGCCCTCAGCGGCGGACGCGGCGAGGTCATCCTGGGCCGCGGCTCCTTCACCGAGTCCTTCCCCCTCTTCGGGCTGGACCTGGGCGACTACGAACGGCTCTTCAGCGAGAAGCTCGACCTCTTCAGCAGGTTGCTGACCGAGCAGCCGGTGACCTGGGAGGGCACGGTGCGCCCGCCGCTGCGCGACCAGGAGGTCTTCCCCAGGACCGAGGCCGGCCTCACGGCGTGGATCGCCGTCGGCGGCTCGCCGCAGTCGGTCGTCCGCGCCGCGTCCTACCGGCTGCCGCTCATGCTGGCGATCATCGGCGGCCCGGCGCAGCGGTTCGCCCCGTTTGCCGACCTCTACCGGCGGGCGCTGACCGAGCTGGGGGCCGAGCCGCTGCCGGTGGGTGTGCACTCCCCGGGGCACGTCGCGGAGACCGACGAGCAGGCGCGCGAGGAGCTGTACCCGCACTTCAAGGCCAACCGCGACCGCATCGGGGCCGAGCGGGGCTGGGGGCCGATGAGCCTGGAGGAGTTCCACTCCGAGATCACCCACGGGGCGCTCTACGTGGGGTCGCCCGAGACGGTGGCGCGCAAGATCGCCGCGACCGTCCGCACCCTGGGGCTGGACCGCTTCGACCTCAAGTACGCCAGCGGACCCATGCCGCACTCGCAGCTCATGAGGTCGGTCGAGCTCTACGGGACCCGGGTGATCCCCCTGGTCCGTGAGCTGCTCGCCGAGGGCTGA
- a CDS encoding AAA family ATPase gives MGAGAAYVLARTEELLLTATAERSQSQAEQADRDRALAEARSRARTLGAELRDLTDSVHADEIARAEQRLRIEALQTRAVEELGVDPETLVEEYGPHLPVPFIPGPDDPVDEAEHPEPRPFVREEQDKRLRKAERQLTALGRVNPLALEEFAALEERHTFLAEQVEDLRRSKADLLEIVREVDERVERVFAEAFHDTAAQFERVFARLFPGGEGRITLTDPDNMLTTGIEVEARPPGKKIKRLSLLSGGERSLTAVALLVAIFKARPSPFYIMDEVEAALDDTNLGRLITLFEELRDSSQLIVITHQKRTMEIADALYGVSMQGNGVTTVISQRVRDVAPDPAPEALSPTAEEAPV, from the coding sequence GTGGGCGCGGGCGCGGCCTACGTCCTGGCCCGCACGGAGGAGCTGCTCCTGACCGCCACCGCGGAGCGCTCGCAGTCCCAGGCCGAGCAGGCCGACCGCGACCGCGCGCTGGCCGAGGCCCGCAGCCGGGCCCGCACCCTCGGCGCGGAGCTGCGCGACCTGACCGACTCCGTCCACGCCGACGAGATCGCCCGGGCCGAGCAGCGGCTGCGGATCGAGGCGCTGCAGACCCGCGCGGTCGAGGAGCTGGGGGTCGACCCCGAGACGCTGGTGGAGGAGTACGGCCCGCACCTGCCGGTGCCGTTCATCCCCGGCCCGGACGACCCCGTCGACGAGGCCGAGCACCCCGAGCCCCGGCCCTTCGTGCGGGAGGAGCAGGACAAGCGCCTGCGCAAGGCCGAGCGACAGCTCACCGCCCTCGGCCGGGTCAACCCCCTCGCGCTGGAGGAGTTCGCCGCCCTGGAGGAACGCCATACCTTCCTGGCCGAGCAGGTCGAGGACCTGCGGCGCTCCAAGGCCGACCTGCTCGAGATCGTCCGGGAGGTGGACGAGCGGGTCGAGCGCGTCTTCGCCGAGGCGTTCCACGACACGGCCGCGCAGTTCGAGCGGGTGTTCGCGCGGCTCTTCCCCGGGGGCGAGGGGCGCATCACCCTCACCGACCCCGACAACATGCTCACCACCGGGATCGAGGTCGAGGCGCGCCCGCCGGGGAAGAAGATCAAGCGGCTCTCGTTGCTGTCCGGCGGTGAGCGCTCGCTCACCGCGGTCGCGCTGCTGGTCGCCATCTTCAAGGCGCGGCCCAGCCCCTTCTACATCATGGACGAGGTCGAGGCGGCCCTCGACGACACCAACCTGGGCCGGCTCATCACGCTGTTCGAGGAGCTGCGCGACTCCTCCCAGCTCATCGTCATCACCCATCAGAAGCGAACGATGGAGATCGCCGACGCGCTCTACGGCGTCTCCATGCAGGGCAACGGCGTCACCACCGTCATCAGCCAGCGCGTGCGTGACGTGGCCCCCGACCCGGCTCCCGAGGCCCTGTCCCCGACGGCCGAGGAGGCTCCCGTCTGA
- a CDS encoding oxygenase MpaB family protein: MPSPISTARQRLAQALRDRVAGPDAERRAHAIWLAPGERRFAPDDPICRVQGHAAMYAGGIRALLLQSLHPLAMAGVGEHSGYRGDPWGRLQRTSEFLAMTTFGPVESAERVLDRINRVHETVVGQAADGRPYAASDPHLLRWVHVAEVDSFLTAHQRYARTPLTPGEADRYVDQAAWAAGRLGVPDPPTTVAELEEQLGSYLPELEATPGARDVARFLLHEPPLPVLARPGFWMLAAGAVEMLPGYARELLDLHLPGPLRALDGVALRTVAAPLGRLGTAAVGWALADPRDPRNSPASSQVSAR; encoded by the coding sequence ATGCCATCCCCGATCTCCACCGCCCGGCAGCGTCTCGCGCAGGCCCTGCGGGACCGGGTGGCCGGGCCGGACGCGGAGCGCAGGGCCCACGCCATCTGGCTGGCTCCCGGCGAGCGCCGGTTCGCCCCGGACGACCCCATCTGCCGGGTCCAGGGCCACGCGGCCATGTATGCCGGCGGCATCCGCGCGCTGCTCCTGCAGTCCCTCCACCCGCTCGCGATGGCCGGGGTCGGGGAGCACTCCGGCTACCGCGGCGACCCCTGGGGAAGGCTGCAGCGCACGAGCGAGTTCCTGGCGATGACGACCTTCGGCCCCGTGGAGTCCGCGGAGCGGGTGCTGGACCGCATCAACCGCGTGCACGAGACGGTCGTCGGCCAGGCCGCCGACGGCCGGCCCTACGCCGCCAGCGACCCGCACCTGCTGCGGTGGGTCCACGTCGCCGAGGTGGACAGCTTCCTCACGGCCCACCAGCGCTACGCCCGGACACCGCTGACCCCCGGGGAGGCCGACCGGTATGTCGATCAGGCCGCCTGGGCGGCCGGTCGGCTCGGGGTCCCGGACCCCCCGACGACCGTCGCCGAGCTGGAGGAGCAGCTCGGCTCCTACCTCCCCGAGCTCGAGGCCACCCCCGGCGCCCGGGACGTCGCCCGGTTCCTGCTCCACGAACCGCCGCTTCCCGTCCTCGCCCGACCCGGGTTCTGGATGCTCGCCGCGGGGGCGGTCGAGATGCTGCCCGGCTACGCCCGTGAGCTGCTCGACCTCCACCTGCCCGGACCGCTGAGGGCCCTGGACGGTGTGGCCCTGCGCACCGTCGCCGCCCCCCTGGGCCGGCTCGGCACGGCCGCGGTCGGGTGGGCCCTGGCGGACCCCCGCGACCCCCGCAACAGCCCGGCCAGCTCCCAGGTCAGCGCGCGGTAG
- the ftsY gene encoding signal recognition particle-docking protein FtsY has translation MGPINELWEILALVSVVVLAGLAALIALVRGRGGGTTTLPRTDRRPGPEGEVLTDDREADRRPGDDVEVDDRGGGVAVEEPVVEEAPTLERPASARGRLQRLRARLARSNSAIGNALLALLSRGGLDEADWELVEDTLLASDLGVEATTELVDALRTQVKVDGTSDPSQVRQWLHDDLLRLVDPTLDRRIAASRTDGHPAVILVVGVNGTGKTTTVGKLGRVLVAEDKDVLFGAADTFRAAAADQLATWGERVGVPTVRSHQEGADPASVAFEAVKAGVELESDVVIIDTAGRLHTKKGLMDELGKIKRVIEKQAPVGEVLLVLDATTGQNGMRQAEEFAREVAITGIVLTKMDGTAKGGIVVNVQRKLGVPVKLIGLGEGPDDLAPFDPEAFVDAIVG, from the coding sequence GTGGGACCCATCAATGAACTCTGGGAGATCCTTGCCCTCGTCAGCGTCGTCGTCCTCGCGGGCCTCGCTGCGCTGATCGCGCTGGTCCGTGGACGCGGCGGTGGCACCACCACCCTGCCCCGGACCGACCGGCGTCCGGGACCGGAGGGCGAGGTCCTCACCGACGACCGCGAAGCCGACCGGCGCCCGGGCGACGACGTCGAGGTCGATGACCGCGGCGGCGGCGTCGCGGTCGAGGAGCCCGTCGTCGAGGAGGCTCCCACCCTCGAACGCCCGGCCTCGGCGCGGGGGCGGCTGCAGCGACTGCGCGCCCGCCTCGCCCGGTCGAACTCCGCGATCGGCAACGCCCTGCTGGCGCTGCTCTCCCGGGGCGGCCTGGACGAGGCCGACTGGGAGCTGGTCGAGGACACCCTGCTCGCCTCCGACCTCGGGGTCGAGGCGACCACCGAGCTGGTGGACGCGCTGCGCACCCAGGTCAAGGTGGACGGCACCAGCGACCCGTCCCAGGTCAGGCAGTGGCTGCACGACGACCTCCTGAGGCTGGTCGATCCGACGCTGGACCGTCGGATCGCCGCCTCCCGCACCGACGGGCACCCGGCGGTCATCCTGGTCGTGGGCGTCAACGGGACGGGCAAGACCACGACCGTCGGCAAGCTCGGACGGGTGCTGGTCGCCGAGGACAAGGACGTCCTGTTCGGCGCCGCCGACACCTTCCGCGCCGCGGCGGCCGACCAGCTGGCGACCTGGGGCGAGCGTGTCGGTGTGCCCACGGTCCGTTCGCACCAGGAGGGTGCGGACCCGGCCTCGGTGGCCTTCGAGGCGGTCAAGGCCGGCGTCGAGCTGGAGTCCGACGTGGTCATCATCGACACGGCCGGGCGGCTGCACACCAAGAAGGGGTTGATGGACGAGCTGGGCAAGATCAAGCGCGTCATCGAGAAGCAGGCCCCCGTCGGGGAGGTCCTGCTGGTGCTGGACGCCACCACCGGCCAGAACGGTATGCGGCAGGCCGAGGAGTTCGCGCGGGAGGTCGCCATCACCGGGATCGTCCTCACCAAGATGGACGGCACCGCCAAGGGCGGCATCGTCGTCAACGTCCAGCGCAAGCTGGGCGTCCCGGTCAAGCTCATCGGCCTGGGTGAGGGTCCGGACGACCTGGCGCCGTTCGACCCGGAGGCCTTCGTCGACGCGATCGTCGGCTGA